The following coding sequences lie in one Lolium perenne isolate Kyuss_39 chromosome 2, Kyuss_2.0, whole genome shotgun sequence genomic window:
- the LOC127333741 gene encoding calmodulin-binding transcription activator CBT: protein MAGASGREPLLRSEIHGFITYADLNFEKLKAEAAARWFRPNEIYAVLANNERFKVHAQPIDKPVSGTIVLYDRKVVRNFRKDGHDWKKKKDGKTVQEAHEKLKIGNEERVHVYYARGEHNPNFFRRCYWLLDKEAERIVLVHYRQTSEENAIAHPSTEAEAEAPTVNVIQYNTSPPTSADSVSAHTELSFSTPAPEEINSHGGSAISSETGGSTLEEFWVHLLESSMNKDTSSCGGSVAFSQQIEYGPKDSESNINIANNVPANHVGALDHQGDQPQYLLTQDLDSISQQFLNSSQKTLVDGNIPNDVPARENSLGLWKYLNDDSPCLGDNIVSNEKFFNITDFSPEWSYSTEHTKILVVGHYNEHYTHPGGSNMYGIFGDNCVAAHMVQTGVYRFMVGPHTPGQVEFYLTLDGKTPISEVLSFEYRSMPGSSLQTALKPLDDEYMKSKLQMQMRLARLLFVTNKKKIAPRLLVEGSKVSNLISASPEKEWADLWKIASDSEGTHVPATEDLLELVMRNRLQEWLLERVIGGHKSTGRDDLGQGPIHLCSFLGYTWAIRLFSASGFSLDFRDSSGWTALHWAAYHGRERMVAALLSAGANPSLVTDPTSDSPGGCTPADLAAKQGYVGLAAYLAEKGLTAHFESMSLSKDTGRSPSRTKLTKVQSEKFENLSEQELCLKESLAAYRNAADAASNIQAALRDRTLKLQTKAIQLANPEIQAAAIVAAMRIQHAFRNYNKKKEMRAAARIQNHFRTWKVRRNFTNMRRQAIRIQAAYRGHQVRRQYRKVIWSVGVVEKAILRWRKKRKGLRGIANGMPVEMTVDVEPASTAEEGFFQASRQQAEDRFNRSVVRVQALFRCHRAQHEYRRMRIAHEEAKLEFSEEQKQGPGHRS from the exons GTGGTACTATTGTTCTGTATGATCGTAAGGTCGTCCGTAACTTCCGAAAGGATGGTCATGATTGGAAGAAAAAGAAGGATGGCAAGACTGTCCAAGAAGCCCATGAAAAACTGAAG ATAGGTAATGAAGAGAGGGTTCATGTCTATTACGCTCGAGGTGAGCATAATCCAAATTTCTTTAGGAGATGCTACTGGCTGCTTGACAA AGAGGCTGAACGCATAGTTCTTGTGCATTATCGTCAAACATCTGAG GAAAATGCCATAGCACATCCTAGCACAGAAGCCGAAGCAGAAGCGCCTACAGTAAATGTGATTCAATATAATACCTCTCCTCCGACTTCAGCAGATTCAGTCTCTGCTCATACTGAGCTATCATTCTCTACTCCTGCACCAGAGGAAATTAACTCACATGGTGGCAGTGCAATTTCTAGTG AAACTGGCGGCTCTACTCTGGAGGAGTTTTGGGTACATCTACTCGAGTCATCTATGAATAAGGATACTTCTTCTTGCG GAGGATCCGTGGCATTCAGTCAGCAGATTGAATATGGACCGAAGGATTCTGAAAGTAACATCAACATTGCAAATAAT GTACCTGCAAACCATGTTGGAGCTCTGGATCATCAAGGAGACCAGCCTCAATACCTTCTAACACAAGATCTAGATTCTATATCACAGCAATTTCTAAATTCTTCGCAGAAAActctagtggatggtaatattccTAATGATGTGCCTGCTAGGGAGAACAGTCTCGGACTGTGGAAGTACTTGAATGATGACAGTCCTTGTTTAGGGGATAATATTGTGAGCAACGAAAAATTCTTCAACATCACTGATTTCTCCCCAGAATGGTCTTACTCGACAGAGCATACCAAG ATCCTGGTGGTTGGGCACTACAATGAGCACTACACACATCCTGGTGGTTCCAATATGTACGGTATCTTTGGTGATAACTGTGTTGCTGCACATATGGTTCAAACTGGTGTTTATCGTTTCATGGTTGGACCACATACACCTGGACAAGTGGAGTTTTATTTGACTCTAGATGGGAAAACGCCGATCAGCGAGGTTTTGAGTTTTGAGTATCGTAGTATGCCTGGCAGTTCATTGCAGACTGCGTTGAAGCCTTTGGACGATGAATACATGAAGTCAAAGCTTCAGATGCAGATGAGACTAGCTCGTCTACTGTTTGTTACAAACAAGAAAAAGATAGCACCAAGGCTTCTTGTCGAAGGTAGCAAAGTTTCCAATCTCATCTCGGCATCGCCAGAGAAGGAATGGGCGGATCTGTGGAAAATTGCTAGTGATTCTGAAGGTACACATGTTCCTGCTACCGAGGACTTGCTTGAATTAGTAATGCGGAATAGATTGCAAGAATGGCTTTTGGAAAGAGTAATTGGAGGCCATAAGTCAACCGGCCGTGATGATCTAGGACAAGGACCTATCCATCTATGTTCTTTCCTTGGGTATACTTGGGCTATCCGCTTGTTTTCTGCGTCTGGGTTCTCCTTGGATTTTCGTGATTCTTCTGGCTGGACAGCTCTACACTGGGCTGCATATCACGGAAG GGAAAGAATGGTTGCTGCTCTTTTATCTGCTGGAGCAAATCCAAGCCTGGTTACAGATCCTACATCGGATTCCCCTGGTGGATGCACTCCTGCTGATCTGGCAGCAAAACAAGGTTATGTGGGCTTAGCTGCATATCTTGCTGAGAAAGGATTGACCGCACATTTTGAGTCTATGTCACTGTCCAAGGATACTGGGCGATCACCATCAAGGACGAAACTGACAAAAGTACAGAGCGAGAAGTTTGAGAATCTTAGTGAACAAGAACTTTGCTTAAAAGAATCTTTAGCGGCCTATCGAAATGCTGCTGATGCTGCTAGTAATATCCAAGCCGCATTAAGGGATAGAACCCTGAAGCTTCAAACAAAAGCAATTCAATTGGCTAATCCTGAGATTCAAGCAGCTGCGATAGTTGCTGCTATGAGGATTCAGCATGCATTCCGGAACTACAATAAAAAGAAAGAGATGAGAGCTGCTGCACGAATACAAAATCATTTCCGCACATGGAAGGTCAGAAGGAACTTCACAAACATGCGAAGACAAGCTATTAGAATACAG GCTGCATACCGAGGCCATCAAGTGAGACGTCAGTACCGCAAGGTAATCTGGTCTGTTGGAGTTGTGGAGAAAGCTATTTTGCGATGGAGAAAGAAGAGAAAAGGCTTGCGCGGCATTGCAAATGGAATGCCAGTAGAAATGACAGTGGATGTGGAACCTGCAAGCACCGCAGAGGAAGGTTTCTTCCAGGCAAGCCGGCAACAAGCTGAGGACAGGTTTAATAGATCAGTGGTACGTGTTCAAGCTCTGTTTCGTTGTCATCGGGCACAACATGAGTACCGGAGGATGAGGATTGCTCATGAGGAGGCCAAG CTGGAGTTCAGTGAAGAGCAGAAGCAGGGACCGGGACACAGGAGCTGA